A single genomic interval of Cucumis sativus cultivar 9930 chromosome 7, Cucumber_9930_V3, whole genome shotgun sequence harbors:
- the LOC101219892 gene encoding 5' exonuclease Apollo — MENGLISVDRWSEGSQIYFLTHLHSDHTKGLSSQWSKGPLFCSRLTAKFFPLKFPSFNLSLLRVLEIGLWHSISLVSPSSGSRKVIKVVAIDAHHCPGAVMLLFRGDFGCLLYTGDFRWEMSSERANKGRIALLNALEDNTVDVLYLDNTYCNPSYAFPSREIAARQIVDIIASHPQHDIIIGVNSLGKEDLLVHISRMLGLKVWVWPERLQTMHLLGFNNEFTTKTNLTRVRAVPRYSFSIDTLEGLNQMRPTIGIMPSGLPWVVRPHEGDGIPSGSLLITRYRQSKLNENGPFLIEKQTGKVESVTKLHKYIFSVPYSDHACFSEIQEFIKLICPTTIKGIVSSSSCYIEPLYYFGRLCGAKQPVNKFHHKKERTEKVEKDVDIKFVNWKKGTNAGILNAGVRLGRVSALRRVQRGARLQEDDCPG, encoded by the exons ATGGAGAATGGCCTGATTTCGGTGGACCGGTGGTCGGAGGGTAGCCAAATCTATTTTCTGACTCACCTGCACTCCGACCACACCAAAGGCTTGTCTTCGCAATGGTCTAAAGGCCCACTCTTCTGCTCTCGCCTCACCGCCAAATTCTTCCCCTTAAAATTCCCTAGTTTCAACCTCTCCTTGCTCCGTGTCCTAGAAATCGGCTTATGGCACTCAATCTCACTGGTTTCACCTTCATCTGGTTCACGGAAAGTTATCAAGGTCGTGGCAATCGACGCTCACCATTGTCCTG GTGCTGTTATGCTCTTGTTTCGTGGAGACTTTGGCTGTTTGCTTTACACAGGGGATTTTCGGTGGGAAATGAGTAGTGAAAGGGCGAATAAAGGAAGGATCGCGCTTCTGAATGCACTCGAGGATAATACTGTCGACGTTCTTTACTTGGATAATACTTACTGCAATCCTTCATATGCGTTTCCTTCTCGAGAAATTGCTGCACGGCAG ATTGTTGATATCATTGCCTCCCATCCACAACATGATATTATCATTGGCGTTAATTCTTTGGGGAAGGAAGATCTTTTAGTTCACATTTCTCGCATGCTTGGATTGAAG GTTTGGGTATGGCCAGAACGCTTGCAGACGATGCATCTTCTTGGTTTCAATAACGAATTCACTACAAAGACGAATCTTACTAGAGTTCGAGCTGTTCCTCGCTACAGCTTCAGCATAGATACTCTCGAGGGATTAAACCAGATGCGCCCAACCATCGGAATCATGCCATCAGGTCTTCCTTGGGTGGTAAGACCCCATGAAGGAGATGGTATTCCTTCTGGTTCGCTTCTTATCACCCGTTATCGCCAAAGCAAGTTGAATGAAAATGGTCCGTTCTTGATTGAGAAGCAAACTGGAAAAGTAGAATCGGTTACCAAGTTGCACAAGTACATTTTTTCAGTTCCATATTCGGACCATGCTTGCTTCTCAGAGATACAAGAATTCATAAAGCTTATCTGTCCAACCACCATCAAAGGCattgtttcttcatcttcttgtTACATCGAACCCCTTTACTACTTCGGTCGCCTCTGTGGAGCAAAGCAACCTGTAAATAAGTTCCAtcacaagaaagaaagaacagagaaagttgaaaaagatGTCGACATTAAGTTCGTTAACTGGAAGAAAGGTACAAATGCTGGGATTTTGAATGCAGGTGTTCGTTTGGGTCGAGTGAGTGCATTGAGACGAGTCCAGCGTGGTGCGCGTCTTCAGGAAGATGATTGTCCTGGGTGA
- the LOC101217371 gene encoding universal stress protein PHOS32 isoform X1, which yields MSLQPTRSELESTVLDGISPNAVVQIQPSSPGSFLSPRHSLDSQRRIAIAVDLSDESAYAVRWAVQNYLRPGDLVFFLHVQPTSVLYGADWGSVDLHQRNSSSDEVSAEETQRKMEDDFDNFTTTKAADLAQPLVEANIPFKIHIVKDHDMKERLCLEVERLGLSAVIMGSRGFGASKRITKGRLGSVSDYCVHHCVCPVVVVRYPDDKDGSRHGDAEAGGSVKSIIREEVELDPVPEDEQEYHDGDEEVKETVQVTKVEKIAE from the coding sequence ATGAGTCTTCAACCTACACGATCGGAGTTGGAATCTACTGTTCTTGACGGCATCAGTCCTAATGCCGTCGTTCAAATCCAACCGTCGTCACCGGGTTCCTTTTTATCACCGCGTCATTCATTGGATTCTCAGCGGAGAATCGCTATCGCTGTTGATTTGAGCGATGAGAGTGCATACGCCGTCCGTTGGGCTGTTCAGAACTATCTCCGTCCTGGTGATTTGGTGTTTTTTCTTCACGTTCAGCCTACAAGCGTTCTTTATGGAGCTGATTGGGGATCAGTTGACCTTCATCAAAGGAATAGCAGCAGCGACGAGGTAAGCGCTGAAGAAACGCAACGAAAGATGGAAGATGATTTCGATAATTTCACTACGACCAAGGCTGCTGACTTGGCTCAACCTTTAGTGGAGGCTAATATTCCTTTCAAGATTCACATAGTCAAAGACCATGACATGAAGGAAAGACTCTGCCTCGAAGTTGAACGATTAGGGCTTAGTGCTGTTATCATGGGGAGCAGAGGTTTTGGCGCCTCAAAGCGAATTACTAAGGGCCGACTTGGAAGTGTTAGCGATTACTGCGTTCACCATTGTGTGTGTCCGGTGGTGGTGGTTAGGTATCCGGATGACAAGGATGGTTCTCGTCATGGAGATGCTGAAGCCGGCGGCTCGGTGAAGAGTATTATTAGGGAGGAAGTGGAGCTTGATCCAGTGCCTGAAGATGAGCAGGAGTATCATGATGGTGACGAGGAGGTCAAAG
- the LOC101217371 gene encoding universal stress protein PHOS34 isoform X2 codes for MSLQPTRSELESTVLDGISPNAVVQIQPSSPGSFLSPRHSLDSQRRIAIAVDLSDESAYAVRWAVQNYLRPGDLVFFLHVQPTSVLYGADWGSVDLHQRNSSSDEVSAEETQRKMEDDFDNFTTTKAADLAQPLVEANIPFKIHIVKDHDMKERLCLEVERLGLSAVIMGSRGFGASKRITKGRLGSVSDYCVHHCVCPVVVVRYPDDKDGSRHGDAEAGGSVKSIIREEVELDPVPEDEQEYHDGDEEVKDD; via the coding sequence ATGAGTCTTCAACCTACACGATCGGAGTTGGAATCTACTGTTCTTGACGGCATCAGTCCTAATGCCGTCGTTCAAATCCAACCGTCGTCACCGGGTTCCTTTTTATCACCGCGTCATTCATTGGATTCTCAGCGGAGAATCGCTATCGCTGTTGATTTGAGCGATGAGAGTGCATACGCCGTCCGTTGGGCTGTTCAGAACTATCTCCGTCCTGGTGATTTGGTGTTTTTTCTTCACGTTCAGCCTACAAGCGTTCTTTATGGAGCTGATTGGGGATCAGTTGACCTTCATCAAAGGAATAGCAGCAGCGACGAGGTAAGCGCTGAAGAAACGCAACGAAAGATGGAAGATGATTTCGATAATTTCACTACGACCAAGGCTGCTGACTTGGCTCAACCTTTAGTGGAGGCTAATATTCCTTTCAAGATTCACATAGTCAAAGACCATGACATGAAGGAAAGACTCTGCCTCGAAGTTGAACGATTAGGGCTTAGTGCTGTTATCATGGGGAGCAGAGGTTTTGGCGCCTCAAAGCGAATTACTAAGGGCCGACTTGGAAGTGTTAGCGATTACTGCGTTCACCATTGTGTGTGTCCGGTGGTGGTGGTTAGGTATCCGGATGACAAGGATGGTTCTCGTCATGGAGATGCTGAAGCCGGCGGCTCGGTGAAGAGTATTATTAGGGAGGAAGTGGAGCTTGATCCAGTGCCTGAAGATGAGCAGGAGTATCATGATGGTGACGAGGAGGTCAAAG